The stretch of DNA GTATCGTTcgcgttttcttttaaaatttttgtaaataaatatatgttGGGAGTTTTTGGTGTTGCCTCGTTAAGTTGTCCGTTCCATGCTTCGTTGTTCGTCTTGTGGTTCCAAATTGTTGTCGGCATTTTTGTGTTCTCGATCCATTGCTCTGATATGtatttcaataacttttgTGTTCCCCAAAGTAACCGAATTTCAGCAGGTACCCGAATGACACTTCCCCAAATGACACGGCACCACGCAAGACGACCTTgactgcaaagaaaaaaaaagaaaattagcaaaaaaaatgatggattttttttacttacatCTCTCCATGAGATGAGCTTTTCCCAGCTCCTCCTGGAGCACTCCTCCATGAATCCCTCCTTCTCTCCTCGCATTCTCGagattttttctgcaattgtATTATCGATCGTCtccattttgagattttttttaaaatattaacaaaGTGCTATTTCTTTCTTGCTTTGAATTGTTCCTACTGACTGACTAGATTTGAAATTTGGAATATTAGGAAATGATGtcagcaataaattttacatgcAACATGTatcgaaatttttattttcattttacaaattacaaaatcttaacaatattattttatattcgataaaaacaattaaacatTCCaacaaggatttttttgtactGGCAATCTTACGAAGATAAAGTTTTAcctgaattatattttatccattaaattggcataaaaagcataaaaaaaatcgcgcgCATATGTTTTATTTACTGTCAAGGGATGCCACCTTACTCATTGCACTGAGGACGGTCTTATCGTCTGCGAGAAACTTGATCTTACCCACGGGCTTCATGCTCTCATCGAGATCATAGTAGAAGGGAATGCTGTTTGGTAGGTTGAACTTCATGATTTCAGATTCACTCAGAgctggcaaaaaaaatcaaaggaagAATCTCAGTTTATAATAATTTAGAGaggcaaagaataaaaattaataatttacattCAATGTGCTTCACAAGTCCCCGAAGGCTTGTACCATGAGCTACAATCAGGACACGTTTCCCTTGACGAATTTCCGGTATAATTGAGTCCTCCCAGTAGGGGATAACCCTCGTCATTGTTGACTTGAGTGTCTCAGTGTCGGGAAAATCATTCAGGGggattttcctgaatttcaaATTACTCCGAATTGCCTCGTAGAAGGGATTGACGCTCGTAATCTTCGGTGGTGGCACATCGAAGCTCCTACGCCAAACTTGTACCTGATCCTCCCCATAAACATCGGCCATTTGGCGCTTATTGAACCCCGTAAGACCCCCGTAGTGCCTCTCATTGAGCCTCCATGCCTGATGAATGGGAATTTTTGTGCAATTCAACTCATGCAAAATGATCTCAAGTGTCTGATTAGCTCTCGTGAGGGCAGACGTGAAGGCAATGTCAAAGGTAAAGTTTGATCGTTTGAGAGCATTTGCTGAAATATTCACTGCATCCCATTtgcctgtttttttttttttttaatattttaaataaaatgtgtacACTCTCTTTAGATTGGGggtcaatgcaaaaaaaatcatatcaagaatagaaagaaagaaagcaaAACTCGCCTTTATCACTCAGCTCGGCATCGTGCCAGCCACAGAAGAGATTCAAGCTATTCCACTCACTTTCACCATGACGAACGAAAACCACACGATAAGGCGCActgatcattttctttttgccttCTGCTGAttcttttcaagattttctggCTTCTCAAAATGTTTAAGAGAACTTTCTCAGGGCAGCAAGTTCCAATCCTTCAAGCAAAAGAACGTTCTgcatgaaagaaaagaaataaaatttattataaaaaatttgacttctcaataaaattcgcacaaaaattgatagaaaagaattcttacaGCTGAGAAGCAAGACTCACTTTACTAGCAAAATGTTTGAGAAGATTGGGACAAAATCCCACTGTGGGATACACAtccaatattttcattttataaacaGCAATGAGATAATACTTTGGATatgtttatcatttttttatgttgttttgTTTAATGAGCAAACAGAGATTTAAACAAGACTGGCAATCACGTGCTTTcacacaacaacaaaaaatctacaaccaattttttttcttctttatattttaattcgttgaattccaagaaaatttgtCGTAAATTCTGTGAAGAGCAATTGCCCAAATATTTCACTTAAAGATCATTTTATTGATCTGTGAGTGATCTGGGTCTAGGATAAGCCgtatttaatatttgattttcaagCTTCGTTCATGTGCCATGcattgtttgaatttcaaaatttattaaatagaagattaattggaaaatagaGTAGAAAATGCGTCATAAAAACCTCTTGaaagattgttttttaaaaaagattctgtgaatatttttgtatgGGAGACTAAGGCAATgttctaaattgaaattaaagacCTGAGGAAGACTCTACAAAGAGGTTCAAAACGTTACAGCGAGCATTTGTTAGCATTctattttcagaattttaattgcaaaacaGATAAATTCAACTAACCACCTAAATCAAAccaaaaaatctccaaaaccAAACGTTCTAGAACTCTtacattttatctaaaaagacaaaaaaagctGCCGTGTGTCGCACATTCACcccaaatttaattctttttatcgcTCGTAATTAatgctaaataaaaattttcaacagaatGATAATGAAGCAGAGAAAATTCACTATCTGTACCATGTaagaggaggaggaagaagaggGAGTATCAtctacaaacaaaaaaatgaatccccTTTTAATCCAATTGAAgatatttcaaggaaaaagtaattaatatGGAGATAAGATGTGCATGACCTTCTGTGGATATATTGCTGTGTGTGTGAGtgtattgtgaaaaaaaaccaagttaatttggttaaaagaaaccacataaaaaatacaaacctCTCTATGCTGGCTTATGCTGCAATGTTCAGGAATTCCATAATCCCCAAAGGTGAACGAATGCAACACAATATACCGCGAAGATGATGCGAGATTAGTGGAGAATAAAGAGAATTTCCTCACTGAAGGAGCACAcaatgaaaatcttccttttttgggtgtatttttgaattgaattcaCTTCAATTTCCAGCTACAGAAGCTTAGAACTTCCTGGACAGGTGGATGGTCCCGAGAAAGAGAATGCAAatgttgagaattttgcaatttttggcgggaaaatttgcacaaagtgtaaaatgcaaattggaGGAAATTAATACTCTTCCTTGGCCAGCAAATGTGCACACTGATGCTCAGTGGGGGCTATTTACCCAATTATATGGGGACtaatagataaaaaatattgatatcAGAGGCATTTTATACAGAACAAACAGAGAGTTTGGACGACGGAACAATTGCGCGCCCCGCCTTCTCTCCCAATTTAATGCTAATTCAAATAGAATTCCAATGCGCATTTTCATTGTTCCGCTCACATAGTTTGGAGATATGTTATTATTTAATCCATAAGCGCGTCTCCAGAGCGTGGGAAGCTGGAGAAGGACGGGGGGAGAGCCCACCATGAAGATCGCGTAAACAAAAGTCGTCTCAacataaacaaactttttttattctcaccTTTCTCGCGTCTCCTTTCTACAGCCTTCAATTTACACGAATAGCACGGAAATTCGCAAAATACTCACTCcacacatttatttttctttttgccacAAAAAATTCGGAGATAATCATGGtttttttggtacaaaaagttgattttttcgTCTCTcaagaaagaatatttctcaaagTATACAACCCACTAAAAGATTGTTGGTATTTTGTGGGAATTTGGACTGTGGAAATTCCTACGACGTATCTGATGTTGTTCATTTTCCTACTGACATGTTCCATATTACTCTTCAAAGATTCATCGACATTCCCGGACATTCCTTATGGgggaaagatttttcatggaaattgagaaaaccaatttttctcacaaaaaaaagaaaaacatgagATTTTCCTTACACATttacatgaattttattactctCGACATTTACAGGGAGACTACAGAAAGCTCATCCTCCGGAAACTCCCTTCAAGCCGCTAATATTCCTTCCTAATCTTTGATTTTACTTAATTCCTCGGTACTCTCTGATGTGCACCAAAACCCAGCCGGGAATGGTCACGAGGCTCCCCATGAGGATGGAGGTGAGGATGAAATGTTCCTGGAATGGGGATAAGAATGAGAATTCTCACCTGTTTTTCTTACGTAACCCACGTAGGGATAAGAAAAATACTCACTGCCTTGGACATCCTGACACGTGGGGGTCCTGCCACGACGGAAATTGATCGCTGCTGAATGGCATTCCTGGCCACAACACCCAAAAGTCGCGAGGAAATCATGATTTTGCTggaaaattgccttttttcgcacgaagaagaaaatcacgcACTCCTCTGACAATTTTTTGACAGTTCTGACActcgttaaccctttcgcgacTCATCTAgggatttttcattattttttatgattttcttcgttttctttaaataatttattaattaaatgtaattttacatagaatattttgtaaagaaagtCAGAAGTTTGTTAGATTagcaaaagaacaaaattagAGACAAATAATTGATATAAATTCACATCAATGAAAGACATGAATGGGTTAAAAAGCTTCCGTTAGACCCCGCTGTTTTCCACCACTAAACATGCTTTTTTATTTCGATAGTTTTCTCCAGATTTTAGGTAGTACGTTCCTTGAATtgttaatagaaaaaatcagTAAGACTGTCTCTTGTATCCTTGTGCCCATGAGTGTGGATTATCCGCCGTTGGAGGTagtttttcgcagtgaaaactTCGTTGCTGTGTTCAAACCGCCGGACGTCAAGGAGGTTTGAGCCTTTTTCTGGGCACTTTGGGGCCCCACTGAGCTACTAAGTTGGCATGTTGCCTTTGCAGGTTGTTCTCTGGGAATGTTTGCACGATCAATTTGGCGGTGTGGCTGACAGGGAGACGCAGCGAGGCGTCTTCCGGCGATGCTTTCAAGCTGATGGAGGCTTCAGTGGGTTGTATCCCATTGCAGTGAACAAGAAGGCAGCTCTGGCCCTCAAGAGCACCCTCACAGCTACTCATCCACGACGGAGACTCCACACGTACTACGTGGCTATTGTACGGGGGCTAATGGAGCAGCCGGAGATTCGCATTGATGCCCCAATTGGGAGAGATTTGCGCTTCAAGACACCAGTGGTGCGGATGTGCACATCAACGGATTGGGAGCACTGCTACAGTCCTTGTGAATGCACCACGCAGGTGATTCTCGTCGAAACCGGCTACCTCGATGGGGAATTTGCCAGCAAGGTTGTCCTCAAGTCCTACCGTGGCGACAGGAAGCATCAGTTCAGGGTGCATCTCAAGGAAATTGGGCATCCCCTTGTTGGGGATACGCTCTACGATGAACTCCGGCATCCATTCAATGAAACCCTCATGATTCAGCTGCTAAGGCTACGGGCGGAGAGCGATGTGGAGCGCCTCTGGGTGGAGACTGATGATCCCTATGCAGGAGAGAAGTTCAGCGAACGCTGGAGGATCAAGGATTCTTTCCTTCACTTGCAGGTTAATCCcttttctctttcttcctGCCCTTTGATGGATttctaacctcactttttcTTCCCCGCAACAGGATGCCCTGGAAAAGCTAGACTCACTGGAGACATTCTGAATGTAAACTGAAAGTGCAGAAAGTATCAAGTGGATCCTTCTTTTCTCCCAATTGCTCCCCACCCTGCCCACAAAATCTCGAAGCTGTGAGTGCACCACCAAAGTGtgttaaaattgtatttaattgcATGAATGTTCTTCCACATTAAATTCACATTGTCATCTCAACTACTTCCGGTGAAAACCAAATTTACTCAACGTACTCTGGACCATCTTCTTTGATTCACCTTTTGGGGTGCTCTGCTGGGGCTTCCGTAGTCCAGATGCACGGCATTTTGCCACTTCCACTCGTGGTTGCTTCCGTGGTGGAGATTTTATAGCTTCCGGAGACTTGGCTACTTCCGGAAGTTGTTggcaattttcatcattctcaaACAATAATAAGAGATTCTGCTTCACAGCTGATGCAATGGCTTCTTCGCCATAAATCTCACGGAGATGTGGCGCCATAGGAGACTTTTTGGGGGTTTTCTCATTCCTACACCGAATTTCAGTATCCTGGGTGCTATTCTGACCATCCTGACTGGCTTGAGTGCCCCAAAAGCGACTCACAACGTTTTGTTGTTGATTGAGAACAGTTCGGCAGAATTTACTCAACTTCCGCGGGCCCTGGGATGCTTCCTGTCCTGATTCTGAATCAGAACTCGATGCCTTGGCCACACTGGACACGTAGGAAGGTGAAATTGACACTTCCATACTTTCAGGAGGAGCTTCTGAGGAATTTTCCAGGCTCTTCCGGAAGGGATTTCGTTTCAATAGCTCCTGTggtggtgagaaaatttgttttaaggGTGATTTCTCAGGACTCTTTGCTGGAGATTTCTCCATTGTCTCATCAGTTAGGTAGATTGTGGCCAAATCTACAGGATGCTTCTCATCCCCGAGGAAGTGATTCTTAGCCTTGAGAATCTCAACATTGCGGGGTTTTCGTTTTGGCGACGGGAAGACAAATTTCTTGCGCCAGATACTGAAATTCTTCCCTAAATCTTCAGCATCTGGATCCCAGTTGTCCACTGGTTTCAATGTGAAGGGATCCAAATTCCCCAGAGCCAGTTGGAAGGCGGTTTTCTCATCCAACTTCTCACCAGCATTCTTCAGGGATTCCATGGCAGTGTCTTCTGGATCCGTGAGGCGAACCTggacaagaaaaattatacaaaatgaCAGAAATCTCAGATTTCTTGTCTCTCCAGGGAGCTTCTTACCATTTGCCTGGTGGTGGGATCAAATACCCACATATGCTTGAACGTCGCAGCAGCAGCAATGAAATCCTCAATGTATTCCGGAGGAACAGTCAGATTCTTCATCTTCAAGTACGAAGGAACACGCGGAAGTGCTCGCCTGAGATCCGTCTCTTCGGTGAGAAGGAAGAATTTGCAAGCTTTAGCCAATCCAATGCCCGGAAGGGAATCCAGGTAGTCACATCCCGACAGAATACACATATTCCGGAACTTGTCAAACGTATACTTCTCCAGCCGGCATCCCATGGAGATGTGGATTTTGCTAGCATCCACGAGCAATCCATTGCCAGCTAGATCGAGCTTAAAGAGCACCCGGGAGCAGCCGAAGAGGAGCAAATCTGAATCTTCTGTCACAACGTAATCAGCTATTCCGGATAGATTGAAGAATGCCAGCTGCGCATCAGCCTCATACGGAGCCACAATGGAATCCACACCCAGCTTTCTACACTCCCTTATCACTTGTAGTGCCATATCGTGCGTAATGTCCACACATCGACGGAACTGACTCCGTGCTTCATCGACTTTTCCAGCACGCAGAAGATTCCCAGCAAGGACTCGTGCCTGTTTCCGGGATTCGCGTCTCCGTGTCTCTGTGAGTGCCTTTGCAGGCAGATGCCTCCCGTCGAAGACCATAATTGGCTTAATCTTGTACTGCAGCAGCATCCGAACGTACTTCATTACGTACTGGATGTGAACTGTTGTCTCCTCATCTCGAGCTAGTTTCTCAGCACACGCGTAAGTTCCTTTGTGCAGGAGGCAGTATGTGTCCACAGCCACTGTTGTATTGCGTATCTCGCGCAAGCTTAGGGGGCGCGATGACTTCTCTAGGAAGGGAATAAGTCCGGTGATTCCCATTGTTGCCAAACCTTTTCACATcgacataacctcacttttgataagaaaattggcGCCAAAATTTtatgtgaggttatgttgcatcaattttcttcgattttcctcccttttcttgtattttctcagaaataatcaaattaaaatgattttaagtaaaataaaagaaattctttattaaagaagatgatttttaatttatttcctggAATTtgtctgaattttcttatcttgAACCTCAATTGTCTGCGTGCAGGACTCCCGGAGAGTCTGTGTGGAATGGCACCTTAACTTCTTATCCGTGCGCAGAGGGGAGTGGCTCCTGTCGAAGAAGGGAGGAATTGGATGGAGTTCTGTTTGGATTTCCTGATCAACTTTTACACTCTTGACCAGAATCTCCTCCGCCGGTTTGTCATTCGTTTGATTTTCCAGGAGAATCTTCAGTTCTGGCCGGGATGTGCACTCCTTGATGATTTTCCTCTCTGTGGGTGCAATTTTAGTCAGAAAAGCCCAGGAAAACTCCTTGGAATAGAATGTGAAGCAACGAGATTCATTAAATTCTGCAAATCCCAGAAATTTATTGCCCAGAAGAAGGATTCCATGAGCAAGTGCCCATGGGCAGAAGCTGGAgaaagcaattttctctccaGGAGCTTCCTCAATGGCTTTTACGTCCTTCAAATAGCCaggaattgcaattttttcaatcttctCTTCTGATTCCTTTTCTGAGTTGTCTGTTTTATCTGTTCCGGAATCTTTTGGAGGCATCCCTGCCACAATGTCATCATAGCTACTGGTTCGATCAGCAAAGAAAGCAAGATTGTCATTCATGAGATTCAATTCTGACAGGACATAGACGCAATCCTGAAGTTCCTGCCACAGAACACCTAAATCCTTGAATTTTGGATAAATCTCATCGGTGGGAATTGCAGCGCGATATTTAACTTTCTCATGAATACTCTTAAGGAGTGTCCGGAAGCTATCCAGTGTGCGGAAGACGTCAAATTTGAAAGACAAAGCGACGGAATTGAGAGAACTGACAAAGTTCTCATGCTGAATGCACAAGATTCcaatttccttgaaaatctCAAAGAGTTCCTCTGAGCAGGAAGCTGGGAGTTTGATGCCCTTCCCTGTGAGACATGAAGCCAAGAAGGAGCCATACAGGGAGCTTCTCTTCTTGCATTGCTCCAGGGAAGCTGTGAGAAGATTTATTGTTGCTTCCAGAGATTTCTCAACAATCTCAGCCACTACaggaaggaagaaattgatgaaaaataaataaaaaatgaattcccGGTGATCTTACAGTTGACAATGCCCTCGCCACAGTGTCCAGCATCATTATTGAAGACCCGAATACCACAAACAATCCTCCGGAGATCATCCAGCGTACGGACTTTGTCCACTCGCCTGAGGCTGGAAAATGTGACGACATCACTCTCAGCTATGACGCTCTTGAGAGCAGCTTCAGTCTCTTCCAGGACTCTCTCATTTGCCGGACTCCCAATGTTGCTGTTCACAACGAGATCCACCACAATCCTACGCAGAAACTTCCTGCGCTCTTCCTTTGTTTTTGGGAGCCCTTCGAGGATCTCCCGTGAGAGTTTAGCCGTCTTCTGCTTGAGATTCTCTCGATACTTTTGCTTAATCTTCTCCACTGAAGCGGGATTCTCAGACAGATAGAATTGCATCTTTAGTGTGATCAATGCTGGACGCTTCTTGTCCGCCAGGAAGTTCACAATCCGACCAATTTCCTGCGTCTCTTCGGGCAAATGAGCCACATAGAAGGCCACAAAGTCCTCATCAACCAGCACATCCTGTCTCACACACTCCTCGAGAATTTCTCTGGCCATCCTCTCGTGGAAAACTCTCCGGAACAACTGAATCTTTCCGTTGGGGGTATTGATCAACCAGAAGCAGAAACAACCCACCCACATCATTTGCtaataaatttgtttattcAACCAATACATTCGTCGCTATAAAGACAGGAAATCGATCTTCCTGACGTTGCTTCCTCgtttcttcttttccaatCAATGCACCTCCCTCCACCCCAAATCCTTGAGAGCAGAGACACCGGAATTCCACCCCATCGTCAATATCCTTGAATTTCTCATCACGCAATCCACCACCGCAGCCCATTTGCACAACACAAACAACTCGCTTCCGCGCCTTCCGCGCGCTCTTCATTTCCTCAACTCCCtctcacataaaaaaacttcCTGAAAAGGACGCTAAATAACTTGCGGGTAAAGGATATAAATTACAGGGCAATTGACTTCCTGAGCTGGTGCAACAAGTGCCCTACTTTCTTCTTTgcaaatgagcaaaaaaattaattacttttcagAGTCTGAACTTTCACCTCGAAAAACATGAAGGAGACTCTCTCCTCTTCAGGGCAGCCTGTTTCGCGTGAGGGCTCGATGAGGATGATTCGTGcagaaatgataaattatcttttaacaGGTGGCatgaaaaatggaaattcgATAAACCTGAACGGAAATATGGAAAGGGACGAAGGGATCGAAACAAGTAAATCACGCGATGAGGAGGGTTGAAGGGGTTACGCGAATGGATTTGTTACTTCACAGACATGAGGGGCAATTTATATCTAATTTTAGATGATCCTCTTGGAAAGTAAACTTCTCTGCataatattttgttgattttacaacataaaaagcagaaaaaatgaacaaaaaggCATAAAATCTCAagtggggtaaaaaaaaacaaaagggGTGAAATGGATCACTGAAagaaatacttggtgttggccacgaagtggaacaccaactaatttatactgatggaaaatcattaaaatttaatctatcattaattctttttgcTTTGTTTTTGTTGCAATTCTCATTAATTAAAGGAGAAAAGGGGAGTAAAAGAGGGCTCTCGGGATGGAACAGCGTAGGGCActtttttgagaatatttttagaatatctAATACGAATTTGGcaaatattctggattttatattttgtagtCAATAGcgcaaaaatatgattttttctgaataaaaaaaaatgatgaaattgttaaattatAGCACTTTTTGGAAAGGAAGTCATGCAGCCAGTATGGGcaaagtacctaattgaaggaaacgcagaaaacaattttaacctacccagtcttgtagggcatcaaaaaaggataaagaatcgccaaaaaaattcaccagTATCGACTGGggtcacagagaaaaaagacaataaagttttgtaaaaattcaaaaaaattgaccgccattcgccattttgttcatttcaatgcatgaatcatatgtttcaatgcttcgtcatgagcttgtcgatgacagtttgacatttcatttatttttttttgggtgaaaataaaaaaaaattgcgtattttttagtttaattatcgtggtaaatgtgttttacgtgttgttcaagagtgatttttatatctgaatacctaaaggatgaattccctcacagcttgtgaccgtctcagcgagcacatcattggtcgtggaaaaggtcttgggaaaggtggtgccaagaaacatcgtaaggttttgcgtgacaacatccagggaatcacaaaaccagcaatccatcgtcttgtccgtcgtggtagtgtgaaacgcaaaggattccagcgcagaggatctctcaattcgtgaaaaagccatcttccagacgatccacgaccaatgtttttggattgctttgttttgtaacgagagatgtgctcgctgagacggtcacaagctgtgcgggaattcatcccagGTATTCAgacataaaaatcactcttgaacaacacgtaaaacacatttaccacgataattaaattaaaaaaatacgcaattttttttattttctccaaaaaaaaaaaaatgaatgaaatgtcaaactgtcatcgacaagctcatgacgaagcattgaaacatatgattcatgcattgaaatgaataaaatggcgaatggcggcaaatttttttgaatttttacaaaactttattgcctttttttcattgtgaccccagtggaaaatggtaaatatttttggcgattctttatccttttttgatgccctacaagactgggtaggttaaaattgttttctgcgtttccttcaattaggtactttgCCCATACTAGCTGCATGacttcctttaaaatttagaaaaaggacttaatttattttaaagattttctagtattaaaaaaattaaggagagaacaaacattcaaaaatagccaaacacattttatttttatttttggg from Lutzomyia longipalpis isolate SR_M1_2022 chromosome 1, ASM2433408v1 encodes:
- the LOC129787764 gene encoding phosphoglycerate mutase 2-like is translated as MISAPYRVVFVRHGESEWNSLNLFCGWHDAELSDKGKWDAVNISANALKRSNFTFDIAFTSALTRANQTLEIILHELNCTKIPIHQAWRLNERHYGGLTGFNKRQMADVYGEDQVQVWRRSFDVPPPKITSVNPFYEAIRSNLKFRKIPLNDFPDTETLKSTMTRVIPYWEDSIIPEIRQGKRVLIVAHGTSLRGLVKHIESLSESEIMKFNLPNSIPFYYDLDESMKPVGKIKFLADDKTVLSAMSKVASLDSK
- the LOC129787768 gene encoding RNA pseudouridylate synthase domain-containing protein 1-like codes for the protein MLFYFDSFLQILGSTFLELLIEKISKTVSCILVPMSVDYPPLEVVFRSENFVAVFKPPDVKEVVLWECLHDQFGGVADRETQRGVFRRCFQADGGFSGLYPIAVNKKAALALKSTLTATHPRRRLHTYYVAIVRGLMEQPEIRIDAPIGRDLRFKTPVVRMCTSTDWEHCYSPCECTTQVILVETGYLDGEFASKVVLKSYRGDRKHQFRVHLKEIGHPLVGDTLYDELRHPFNETLMIQLLRLRAESDVERLWVETDDPYAGEKFSERWRIKDSFLHLQDALEKLDSLETF
- the LOC129787765 gene encoding exonuclease 1, producing the protein MGITGLIPFLEKSSRPLSLREIRNTTVAVDTYCLLHKGTYACAEKLARDEETTVHIQYVMKYVRMLLQYKIKPIMVFDGRHLPAKALTETRRRESRKQARVLAGNLLRAGKVDEARSQFRRCVDITHDMALQVIRECRKLGVDSIVAPYEADAQLAFFNLSGIADYVVTEDSDLLLFGCSRVLFKLDLAGNGLLVDASKIHISMGCRLEKYTFDKFRNMCILSGCDYLDSLPGIGLAKACKFFLLTEETDLRRALPRVPSYLKMKNLTVPPEYIEDFIAAAATFKHMWVFDPTTRQMVRLTDPEDTAMESLKNAGEKLDEKTAFQLALGNLDPFTLKPVDNWDPDAEDLGKNFSIWRKKFVFPSPKRKPRNVEILKAKNHFLGDEKHPVDLATIYLTDETMEKSPAKSPEKSPLKQIFSPPQELLKRNPFRKSLENSSEAPPESMEVSISPSYVSSVAKASSSDSESGQEASQGPRKLSKFCRTVLNQQQNVVSRFWGTQASQDGQNSTQDTEIRCRNEKTPKKSPMAPHLREIYGEEAIASAVKQNLLLLFENDENCQQLPEVAKSPEAIKSPPRKQPRVEVAKCRASGLRKPQQSTPKGESKKMVQSTLSKFGFHRK
- the LOC129787767 gene encoding cilia- and flagella-associated protein 206-like, whose product is MMWVGCFCFWLINTPNGKIQLFRRVFHERMAREILEECVRQDVLVDEDFVAFYVAHLPEETQEIGRIVNFLADKKRPALITLKMQFYLSENPASVEKIKQKYRENLKQKTAKLSREILEGLPKTKEERRKFLRRIVVDLVVNSNIGSPANERVLEETEAALKSVIAESDVVTFSSLRRVDKVRTLDDLRRIVCGIRVFNNDAGHCGEGIVNLAEIVEKSLEATINLLTASLEQCKKRSSLYGSFLASCLTGKGIKLPASCSEELFEIFKEIGILCIQHENFVSSLNSVALSFKFDVFRTLDSFRTLLKSIHEKVKYRAAIPTDEIYPKFKDLGVLWQELQDCVYVLSELNLMNDNLAFFADRTSSYDDIVAGMPPKDSGTDKTDNSEKESEEKIEKIAIPGYLKDVKAIEEAPGEKIAFSSFCPWALAHGILLLGNKFLGFAEFNESRCFTFYSKEFSWAFLTKIAPTERKIIKECTSRPELKILLENQTNDKPAEEILVKSVKVDQEIQTELHPIPPFFDRSHSPLRTDKKLRCHSTQTLRESCTQTIEVQDKKIQTNSRK